The Pseudomonas asiatica genome has a segment encoding these proteins:
- a CDS encoding phytanoyl-CoA dioxygenase family protein: MSLDLQLEMLDERGYVLLPGVLEPLRIALLRCAIDDLQPIHWDYQGLLEHYKCVFNRNPLWLPFLDLPPLIALAEAALGADCHVIGQTAWRSHPGYPGVALHLDHLPMQLPDWLSERSDFTQPPQILTAQLYLSDIDHHIGPTWIVPGSHRAARPPQAGEQHWQGREAQPVLCKAGDALVFRSDVWHSGGANCTQSRERDMLQVHYGRRMVAQKFSPYLNWRFNPQVLEEATPRQRRLLGEHEEAEYD; encoded by the coding sequence ATGAGCCTGGACCTTCAGCTGGAGATGTTGGACGAGCGGGGCTATGTGTTGCTCCCCGGTGTGCTCGAACCCTTGCGTATCGCCTTGTTGCGCTGCGCTATCGATGACCTGCAGCCCATCCACTGGGATTACCAGGGGCTGCTGGAACACTACAAGTGCGTGTTCAACCGCAACCCGTTGTGGTTGCCCTTTCTCGACCTGCCGCCGCTGATCGCCCTGGCCGAAGCGGCACTGGGCGCCGACTGCCACGTGATCGGCCAGACCGCCTGGCGCAGCCACCCGGGCTACCCCGGCGTGGCCCTGCACCTGGACCATCTGCCCATGCAGTTGCCCGACTGGCTCAGCGAGCGCAGCGACTTCACCCAACCCCCGCAGATCCTGACTGCGCAGCTGTACCTCAGCGATATCGACCATCACATCGGGCCGACCTGGATTGTGCCCGGCAGCCACCGCGCGGCGCGGCCACCACAGGCTGGCGAGCAACACTGGCAGGGCCGTGAGGCCCAGCCGGTGCTGTGCAAGGCAGGGGACGCGCTGGTGTTTCGCAGCGATGTCTGGCACAGCGGCGGGGCCAACTGCACCCAGTCACGCGAGCGCGACATGCTGCAAGTGCACTATGGCCGGCGCATGGTCGCGCAGAAGTTTTCGCCGTACCTGAACTGGCGTTTCAACCCGCAGGTGCTGGAGGAAGCCACCCCCAGGCAAAGGCGCCTGCTGGGCGAACACGAAGAGGCGGAATACGACTGA
- a CDS encoding TonB-dependent siderophore receptor has translation MRRTFVSLCVLHAVSPLAFAEPEPLGEPAQIELQALNITSSADSERANGPVEGYKATRSASATRTDTALHETPQSVSVVPKDVLEDTGATRLQDGLDYAGGVGRANNFGGQGLTTFTVRGFTTGEFYRNGFPINRGYPNAPDANTVERLEVIRGPASSLYGRGDPGGTFNVVSKQPLPESKVTLGSQFDDQGMHRATLDATGPLNQDGSLAYRLNLLGEGGESFRDDVESERYDVAPVLSWQVNDSTKIVFEGDFMRNNHPLDRGLTRLPGQLGTASRDTNIWEKGSDNLLHNDNNMAQLRFEHLLNDNWTLGGGMQWLDGSLKGNAVEANALQADGRTLGRNFNYRKLEWTDRDYQLNLTGHFDTGGYAHTLLTGIEYEDYDYNSIIQRSASGASEYPIDIFDPVLGQPRPALTRTTTHDKENLKTWAAFIQDQVALTERLKALAGVRFERFEHDYDDKLPTNRDFSKGENGVTPRFGLIYDLTDTVAVYANTARSFKPNTGTPSGGGGFDPEKGKSYELGVKWEALDRQLSIDAAIYHIVKENVLARDPNDPTGTYSIAAGEVRSRGLDINIAGNLTPEWRVIGGYAYVDAEVTQDTTLPKGTRLANIPRNSFSLLNTYEFQDGLAKGLGLGVGVKYVDDRAGQTAATTYTMERYSVVDLLSFYKVNEHVRLNLDVKNVFNKGYEEGAFNNYVYPGAPRTVQAGVSYTF, from the coding sequence ATGCGTCGCACGTTCGTTTCGCTTTGTGTGCTTCATGCTGTCTCCCCACTGGCCTTTGCCGAGCCTGAACCGCTCGGCGAACCCGCCCAGATCGAACTCCAGGCCCTGAACATCACCAGCAGCGCCGACAGCGAACGTGCCAATGGCCCGGTCGAGGGCTACAAGGCTACTCGCTCGGCCAGCGCCACCCGCACCGACACCGCCCTGCACGAAACTCCGCAATCGGTCAGCGTGGTGCCCAAGGATGTACTGGAAGACACCGGCGCCACGCGCCTGCAGGATGGCCTGGACTACGCCGGCGGTGTCGGCCGCGCCAACAACTTCGGCGGCCAGGGCCTGACCACCTTCACCGTGCGTGGCTTCACCACCGGGGAGTTCTACCGCAACGGTTTCCCGATCAACCGCGGCTACCCCAACGCCCCCGACGCCAACACCGTCGAGCGCCTGGAAGTGATCCGTGGCCCGGCCAGCAGCCTGTATGGCCGTGGCGACCCCGGCGGCACCTTCAACGTGGTCAGCAAGCAGCCGCTGCCAGAGTCGAAAGTTACCCTGGGCAGCCAGTTCGATGACCAGGGCATGCACCGTGCGACCCTGGACGCCACCGGGCCGCTGAACCAGGACGGCTCGCTGGCCTACCGCCTGAACCTGCTGGGCGAAGGCGGCGAAAGCTTCCGTGACGACGTGGAAAGCGAGCGCTATGACGTGGCGCCGGTGCTCAGCTGGCAGGTCAACGACAGCACGAAGATCGTCTTCGAGGGCGATTTCATGCGCAACAACCACCCGCTGGACCGTGGCCTGACCCGCCTGCCCGGCCAGCTCGGCACAGCTTCGCGCGACACCAACATCTGGGAAAAAGGCAGCGACAACCTGCTGCACAACGACAACAACATGGCCCAGTTGCGTTTCGAGCACCTGCTCAACGACAACTGGACGCTGGGCGGTGGCATGCAGTGGCTCGACGGCTCGCTCAAGGGCAACGCCGTGGAGGCCAACGCATTGCAGGCTGACGGTCGCACGCTGGGGCGCAACTTCAACTACCGCAAACTGGAGTGGACCGACCGCGACTACCAGCTCAACCTCACCGGCCACTTCGACACCGGCGGCTACGCTCATACACTGCTGACGGGCATCGAGTACGAAGACTACGACTACAACTCGATCATCCAGCGCTCGGCCAGCGGTGCCAGTGAGTACCCGATTGACATCTTCGACCCGGTACTGGGCCAGCCACGCCCTGCCCTGACCCGCACCACCACCCATGACAAGGAAAACCTGAAGACCTGGGCGGCTTTCATCCAGGACCAGGTGGCCCTGACCGAGCGACTGAAGGCGCTGGCGGGCGTGCGCTTCGAGCGCTTCGAGCACGATTACGACGACAAGCTGCCGACCAACCGCGACTTCAGCAAAGGCGAAAACGGCGTCACCCCACGCTTCGGCCTGATCTACGACCTGACCGATACGGTTGCGGTCTATGCCAACACCGCGCGCTCGTTCAAGCCCAACACGGGCACGCCAAGCGGGGGCGGAGGCTTCGACCCGGAAAAAGGCAAGTCCTACGAACTGGGTGTGAAATGGGAGGCACTCGACCGCCAGCTGAGCATCGATGCTGCGATCTATCACATCGTCAAGGAGAACGTCCTGGCGCGCGACCCGAACGACCCCACCGGTACCTACAGTATTGCGGCCGGCGAAGTGCGCAGCCGTGGCCTGGACATCAACATCGCCGGCAACCTGACGCCGGAGTGGCGCGTGATCGGTGGTTATGCCTACGTCGACGCCGAAGTGACCCAGGATACGACCCTGCCCAAGGGCACGCGCCTGGCCAACATCCCGCGCAACAGCTTCAGCCTGCTGAACACCTACGAGTTCCAGGATGGCCTGGCCAAGGGGCTGGGGTTGGGGGTTGGAGTGAAGTACGTGGATGATCGCGCCGGCCAGACGGCAGCCACGACCTACACCATGGAGCGCTACAGCGTGGTCGACCTGCTGAGCTTCTACAAGGTCAACGAACACGTGCGGTTGAACCTGGACGTGAAGAACGTGTTCAACAAGGGCTATGAAGAGGGCGCGTTCAACAACTATGTCTACCCGGGTGCGCCAAGGACAGTGCAAGCTGGGGTTTCGTATACCTTCTGA
- a CDS encoding aldehyde dehydrogenase family protein gives MSAISSLTHAISLDPYSGEQIGAYPFDTDAALEAALQRAKVGYRQWRQVSLGQRSEYLLALASTLETKAEAFAQMISREIGKPVAQARGEVSKCVGLCRWYAEHGPAMLAAEPTQVEKARIEYRPLGPILAVMPWNFPVWQVLRGAVPAILAGNTYVLKHAPNVMGSAYLLGELFKDAGLPEGVFEVLNVTPDGVTRAINDPRIAAVTLTGSVRAGMAIGAQAGAALKKCVLELGGSDPFIVLADADLDAAVKAAVIGRYQNTGQVCAAAKRLIVEESIVDEFTRKFVEATRELKVGNPLEEGTYIGPMARYDLRDELDGQVQATIAEGATLLLGGHKVDGVANFYAPTVFANVTPQMTAFKQELFGPVAAIISARDAEHAVELANDSEFGLASTIYTADYALAERMTAALDTGGVFINGYCASDPRVAFGGVKKSGFGRELSHFGVREFTNAQTVWLDRN, from the coding sequence ATGAGCGCGATCAGCAGCCTGACCCACGCCATCTCCCTCGACCCGTACAGCGGCGAGCAGATCGGCGCCTACCCGTTCGACACCGACGCCGCACTGGAAGCGGCGCTGCAACGCGCCAAGGTTGGCTACCGCCAGTGGCGCCAGGTGTCGCTGGGTCAGCGCAGCGAGTACTTGCTTGCCCTGGCCAGCACCCTCGAAACCAAGGCCGAAGCCTTCGCGCAAATGATCAGCCGCGAAATCGGCAAGCCTGTCGCCCAGGCCCGTGGTGAAGTCAGCAAGTGCGTCGGCCTGTGCCGCTGGTACGCCGAACATGGCCCGGCCATGCTCGCCGCCGAGCCGACCCAGGTCGAGAAAGCCCGCATCGAATACCGCCCGCTGGGCCCGATCCTGGCCGTGATGCCATGGAACTTCCCGGTCTGGCAGGTACTGCGCGGCGCCGTGCCGGCGATCCTGGCCGGCAACACCTACGTACTCAAGCACGCGCCGAACGTGATGGGCAGCGCCTACCTGCTGGGCGAGCTGTTCAAGGATGCCGGCCTGCCGGAAGGCGTGTTCGAAGTGCTGAACGTGACCCCGGATGGCGTCACCCGCGCCATCAACGACCCACGCATCGCCGCCGTGACCCTGACCGGCAGCGTGCGTGCCGGCATGGCGATTGGTGCACAAGCCGGCGCGGCGCTGAAGAAGTGCGTGCTGGAGCTGGGCGGTTCCGACCCGTTCATCGTGCTGGCCGACGCCGACCTGGATGCCGCCGTGAAAGCTGCCGTGATCGGCCGTTACCAGAACACCGGCCAGGTCTGCGCTGCGGCCAAGCGCCTGATCGTCGAGGAAAGCATCGTTGACGAATTCACCCGCAAGTTCGTCGAGGCCACTCGCGAGCTGAAGGTCGGCAACCCGCTGGAAGAAGGTACCTACATCGGCCCGATGGCCCGTTACGACCTGCGCGACGAGCTGGATGGCCAGGTCCAGGCGACCATCGCCGAAGGCGCCACCCTGTTGCTGGGCGGCCACAAGGTCGATGGCGTGGCCAATTTCTACGCACCGACCGTGTTCGCCAACGTCACCCCGCAGATGACAGCGTTCAAGCAGGAGCTGTTCGGGCCGGTGGCGGCGATCATCAGCGCACGTGATGCGGAGCATGCGGTGGAGCTGGCCAACGACAGCGAGTTCGGCCTGGCCTCGACCATCTACACCGCCGACTACGCGCTGGCCGAGCGCATGACCGCGGCGCTGGATACCGGCGGCGTGTTCATCAACGGCTATTGCGCTTCCGACCCCCGCGTGGCGTTTGGCGGGGTGAAGAAGAGCGGCTTCGGGCGTGAGCTGTCGCACTTTGGTGTGCGTGAGTTCACCAATGCCCAGACTGTGTGGCTGGACCGTAACTGA
- a CDS encoding universal stress protein gives MSQFKRLFVMLGPQMRHTPALQRAAALAESSGALLDINVFVDDVDTFGLMSDSRERERLLSDNRQWLADEAEQLANAGLDVSTELLLTRDPLGSVLERVERLGCDLLIKDVQHEPVLKRLLVTPLDWQLLKDSPVAVHLVSDIRLPLPRQIAAAVDLNSHGAGEHLDEQVIHCAHALALQCNAELHLLHVCDAAKTHIADFGAGTVTMPGFDVSVRTAQRAAFNRLGDHHQIPLERRHFLEGAAIKVIAQFVGHSRADVIVMGSHRHDAMQTFLGGTTAHVLEHPLCNVLAIKAVR, from the coding sequence ATGAGCCAGTTCAAGCGTCTGTTCGTCATGCTCGGCCCGCAAATGCGCCACACGCCAGCGCTACAACGCGCTGCGGCGTTGGCGGAATCCAGCGGTGCCTTGCTGGATATCAACGTGTTCGTCGACGATGTCGACACCTTCGGTTTGATGAGCGATAGCCGCGAGCGTGAGCGGCTGCTCAGCGACAACCGCCAATGGCTGGCGGACGAAGCCGAACAACTGGCCAACGCCGGCCTGGATGTGTCTACCGAACTGCTGCTGACCCGCGACCCGCTGGGCAGCGTGCTGGAGCGGGTGGAACGGCTGGGTTGCGACCTGCTGATCAAGGACGTGCAGCACGAACCGGTGCTCAAGCGCCTGCTGGTAACGCCACTGGACTGGCAGTTGCTCAAGGACAGCCCGGTCGCCGTGCACCTGGTCAGCGATATCCGCCTGCCGCTGCCCCGGCAGATTGCCGCCGCGGTGGACCTGAACAGCCATGGCGCCGGCGAGCACCTGGATGAGCAGGTGATCCATTGCGCCCATGCCCTGGCCCTGCAGTGCAATGCCGAACTGCACCTGCTGCATGTGTGTGACGCGGCCAAGACCCACATTGCCGACTTCGGCGCCGGCACAGTGACCATGCCCGGCTTCGATGTCAGCGTGCGCACCGCGCAGCGGGCGGCGTTCAACCGGCTGGGCGACCACCACCAGATCCCGCTGGAGCGCAGGCACTTCCTGGAAGGGGCCGCGATCAAGGTGATTGCCCAGTTCGTCGGGCACAGCCGGGCGGATGTGATCGTGATGGGCAGCCACCGGCATGACGCCATGCAGACGTTCCTGGGCGGGACCACGGCGCATGTGCTGGAGCATCCGCTGTGCAATGTGCTGGCGATCAAGGCGGTTCGCTGA
- a CDS encoding AAA family ATPase, with protein sequence MFYLPLPSDQADRLASEPTTDFFTTASVLDAAAVLFVQNLPRQPATASADAQERRFAEIVRIANEVESAAPGRFQGQVAQHFDREAFAMGLGMLGENGIALLSTEVEYQADELLDAEGQWNFQFADSYRQRATPLHPVYLPSLASDLMLSDQQNRLLREFLSGSDESVAVQGFAGTGKTFLIHQFARLLEPQRTLLLALTEGQLRALQARVKDAAAYTALTFGQLADELLNRDLTSNGWRLRDPYRTKLSWRPQDAQVVRWLAIPDIGPLAARDVVALCIRAVRTFCHSADTQLQLHHLPWAGPGTTPLDQEVLLEKARVYWQELIRPSAREIQLPVRDYHRVKLLSLTGHVIDSRYTHVIVDEAHELSAPMLAVLDRSPQSIIALGDELQNLNGLSAHHGGFIRQRYIDHSLRAGPAMDNVLNPLIQAHPAAIQAAFSGSAEHYTRVSFFDAVTVPEQPTALIVDDEWGLFGWFQRLTHQGVPFVLLKSARKDFELFVEDCIELYRHGTRPRHPMLFRYASWQALEQDKGDDKAFVAVANMLRKGYTPEHFARAKSRYRWDKAPKLFLGRVRDVKNMEFARVMVSPELMVAPQVAGNRNERARMLAGLYTACSRARHELIVPGGMLDWVKDQVRD encoded by the coding sequence ATGTTCTACCTGCCTTTGCCCAGCGACCAGGCCGACCGCCTCGCCAGCGAGCCCACCACCGACTTCTTCACCACCGCCAGCGTCCTCGACGCCGCCGCCGTGCTGTTCGTGCAGAACCTGCCGCGCCAGCCCGCCACCGCCTCGGCGGATGCGCAGGAACGCCGCTTTGCCGAAATAGTGCGCATTGCCAACGAGGTCGAAAGCGCCGCGCCGGGGCGCTTCCAGGGCCAGGTGGCGCAGCACTTCGATCGCGAAGCCTTCGCCATGGGCCTGGGCATGCTGGGCGAAAACGGTATCGCACTGCTGTCGACCGAGGTGGAGTACCAGGCCGACGAGCTGCTGGACGCCGAGGGCCAGTGGAACTTCCAGTTCGCCGACAGCTACCGCCAGCGGGCGACTCCGCTGCACCCGGTGTACCTGCCGTCACTGGCCAGCGACCTGATGCTCAGCGACCAACAGAACCGCCTGCTGCGCGAATTCCTCAGTGGTAGCGATGAGTCGGTGGCGGTACAGGGCTTTGCCGGCACCGGCAAGACCTTCCTGATTCACCAGTTCGCGCGCCTGCTCGAGCCGCAGCGCACGCTGTTGCTGGCCTTGACCGAAGGCCAGCTGCGCGCGCTGCAGGCGCGGGTCAAGGATGCCGCCGCCTACACCGCACTGACCTTCGGCCAGCTGGCCGACGAGCTGCTCAACCGCGACCTCACCAGCAACGGCTGGCGCCTGCGCGACCCGTATCGCACCAAGCTGTCGTGGCGCCCGCAGGATGCGCAGGTGGTACGTTGGCTGGCCATCCCCGACATCGGCCCGCTCGCCGCGCGCGATGTGGTTGCCTTGTGCATCCGCGCGGTGCGCACGTTCTGCCACAGCGCCGACACCCAGCTGCAGTTGCACCACCTGCCCTGGGCCGGGCCGGGGACCACGCCACTGGACCAGGAAGTGTTGCTGGAAAAGGCACGGGTGTACTGGCAGGAGCTGATTCGCCCGTCGGCACGGGAAATCCAGTTGCCGGTGCGCGACTACCACCGGGTCAAACTGCTGTCGCTGACTGGTCATGTGATCGACAGCCGCTACACCCATGTCATCGTCGACGAGGCCCACGAGCTGTCGGCACCGATGCTTGCCGTGCTCGACCGCAGCCCGCAGTCGATCATTGCCCTGGGTGACGAGCTGCAGAACCTCAACGGCCTCAGCGCGCACCATGGCGGCTTCATCCGCCAGCGTTACATCGACCACTCGCTGCGGGCCGGCCCGGCGATGGACAACGTGCTCAACCCGCTGATCCAGGCCCACCCGGCGGCGATCCAGGCAGCCTTCAGCGGCAGCGCCGAGCATTACACGCGGGTCAGCTTCTTCGATGCGGTAACGGTGCCGGAACAGCCCACGGCATTGATCGTCGACGATGAATGGGGCCTGTTTGGCTGGTTCCAGCGCCTGACCCACCAGGGCGTGCCGTTCGTGCTGCTGAAAAGCGCGCGCAAGGACTTCGAGCTGTTCGTCGAAGACTGCATCGAGCTGTACCGCCATGGCACCCGGCCGCGTCACCCGATGCTGTTCCGCTATGCCAGCTGGCAGGCGCTGGAGCAGGACAAGGGTGATGACAAGGCGTTCGTCGCCGTGGCCAACATGCTGCGCAAGGGCTACACGCCAGAGCACTTTGCCAGGGCCAAGAGCCGTTACCGCTGGGACAAGGCGCCCAAGCTGTTCCTGGGGCGGGTGCGGGATGTGAAGAACATGGAGTTCGCCCGGGTGATGGTGTCGCCGGAGCTGATGGTAGCGCCGCAGGTGGCGGGGAACCGCAATGAGCGGGCGCGGATGCTGGCGGGGTTGTATACCGCCTGTTCGCGGGCGCGGCATGAACTGATCGTGCCGGGGGGGATGCTGGACTGGGTCAAGGACCAGGTTCGGGATTGA
- a CDS encoding acyloxyacyl hydrolase → MKTRLAASLAAAVLAFAGANLAQAAQVSGAVGATGQGDMTYRIGLSFDWDKKWLESSTGHLTGYWDAAYTYWEGGEASGAHSLSFSPVFTYEFSGFTYTPYIEAGIGLAAFSKTDVGDQRLGSSVNFEDRIGFGLKLPGEQKVGIRAMHYSNAGLKQPNDGIESYSLFYSKGF, encoded by the coding sequence ATGAAAACCCGTCTAGCAGCTTCGCTGGCTGCTGCAGTGCTGGCCTTTGCCGGGGCGAATCTGGCCCAGGCAGCGCAGGTGAGCGGTGCCGTTGGCGCCACTGGCCAAGGCGACATGACCTACCGTATCGGCCTGTCGTTCGACTGGGACAAGAAATGGCTGGAAAGCAGCACCGGTCATCTGACCGGGTACTGGGATGCGGCCTACACCTATTGGGAAGGCGGTGAGGCCAGTGGCGCGCACTCGCTGTCGTTCAGCCCGGTGTTCACCTACGAGTTCAGCGGTTTCACCTATACCCCGTACATCGAGGCCGGCATTGGTCTGGCGGCGTTTTCCAAGACCGACGTGGGCGACCAGCGCCTGGGCTCGTCGGTCAACTTCGAAGACCGCATCGGCTTCGGCCTGAAACTGCCGGGGGAGCAGAAGGTGGGGATCCGCGCGATGCACTACTCCAACGCGGGGCTCAAGCAGCCTAACGACGGCATCGAGTCGTACTCGCTGTTCTACAGCAAAGGGTTCTGA
- the ptrR gene encoding putrescine utilization regulator PtrR, translating into MDLVQLEIFKAVAEQGSISAAAQHIHRVPSNLTTRIKQLEEDLGVELFIREKSRLRLSPAGWNFLEYTRRILDLVHEARLTVAGEDPQGTFALGSLESTAAVRIPALLAAYNQRYPKVDLDLSTGPSGTMLEGVLSGRLVAAFVDGPVLHPTLEGMPVFEEEMMVIAPLNHAPVTRAQDVNGESIYAFRANCSYRHHFENWFVQDQAVPGKIHEMESYHGMLACVSAGAGLAMMPRSMLDNMPGCSTVSAWPMSEDFRYLKTWLVWRRGTVSRSLSMFVKLLEEGRAT; encoded by the coding sequence GTGGACCTGGTGCAACTGGAGATCTTCAAGGCCGTGGCAGAGCAGGGCAGCATCAGTGCCGCCGCGCAGCATATCCATCGGGTGCCGTCGAACCTGACCACGCGTATCAAGCAACTGGAGGAGGACCTGGGCGTGGAGCTGTTCATCCGCGAGAAGAGCCGCCTGCGCCTGTCCCCCGCAGGCTGGAACTTCCTCGAATACACCCGGCGCATCCTCGACCTGGTGCACGAAGCGCGGCTGACCGTGGCCGGTGAAGACCCGCAGGGCACCTTCGCCCTGGGGTCGCTGGAAAGCACGGCCGCGGTGCGCATCCCGGCCTTGCTGGCGGCCTACAACCAGCGCTACCCCAAGGTCGACCTGGACCTGTCCACCGGGCCGTCCGGGACCATGCTCGAAGGCGTGTTGTCTGGCCGCCTGGTGGCGGCGTTCGTCGACGGGCCGGTGCTGCACCCGACGCTGGAAGGCATGCCGGTGTTCGAGGAAGAAATGATGGTCATCGCGCCGCTCAACCACGCCCCGGTAACCCGCGCCCAGGACGTCAACGGCGAAAGCATCTACGCCTTCCGCGCCAACTGTTCGTACCGCCACCACTTCGAGAACTGGTTCGTGCAGGACCAGGCAGTGCCTGGCAAGATCCACGAAATGGAGTCGTACCACGGCATGCTGGCCTGCGTCAGCGCCGGCGCCGGCCTGGCGATGATGCCGCGCAGCATGCTCGACAACATGCCCGGTTGCAGCACCGTCAGTGCCTGGCCGATGTCGGAGGATTTCCGTTACCTGAAGACCTGGCTGGTGTGGCGCCGGGGCACGGTATCGCGCAGTTTGAGCATGTTCGTGAAACTGCTCGAGGAAGGGCGCGCAACCTGA
- a CDS encoding LysR family transcriptional regulator — MVRHSEPDQTLIKMPSLRAVKVFVAAAKYQNFTRAAEALCVTQAAVSRQIRELETYLGAELFTRVGRAVELTVAGSIFFDAVQLSFVNISQAAERIRSNTNSKQVVTLCCSPAFAALWMGPRMPRFFDENPDIDINLVTTQNFLAMEPGVRPDIYITKLGKVQAGYSSHQLNHDVIYPVCTPLYLAQHPEVRTLQGLRDGTLLNLSPYGRSQVAEHVDWNVWLAFHDIDLKSRANTGPHFFNANDYNLLVQLALGGQGVALGWHHLVEPLVAQGLLARPVEEELVLKDTFHFLAFNEDKDHDSSCCRLRDWLLAEFQPLLESLRTR, encoded by the coding sequence ATGGTCAGACACTCCGAACCCGATCAGACGCTGATCAAGATGCCCTCGCTGCGTGCGGTCAAAGTCTTCGTCGCCGCCGCCAAGTACCAGAACTTCACCCGCGCCGCCGAGGCGCTGTGCGTGACCCAGGCAGCGGTCAGCCGGCAAATCCGCGAACTGGAAACCTACCTGGGCGCCGAGTTGTTCACCCGCGTGGGCCGTGCGGTGGAGCTGACGGTGGCCGGCTCGATCTTCTTCGATGCGGTGCAGTTGTCGTTCGTCAACATTTCCCAGGCTGCCGAGCGCATTCGCAGCAACACCAACAGCAAGCAGGTGGTCACCCTGTGCTGTTCGCCGGCCTTCGCCGCCTTGTGGATGGGGCCGCGGATGCCGAGGTTCTTCGATGAGAACCCGGACATCGACATCAACCTGGTGACCACGCAGAACTTCCTGGCCATGGAGCCCGGGGTGCGCCCGGACATCTACATCACCAAACTGGGCAAGGTGCAGGCGGGCTACAGCTCGCACCAGCTCAACCACGACGTGATCTACCCGGTGTGCACGCCGCTGTACCTGGCGCAGCACCCAGAGGTGCGTACCCTGCAGGGGCTGCGTGATGGCACGTTGTTGAACCTCAGCCCTTATGGCCGCTCGCAGGTGGCCGAGCACGTGGACTGGAACGTCTGGTTGGCGTTCCATGACATCGACCTGAAAAGCCGCGCCAACACCGGCCCGCACTTCTTCAATGCCAACGATTACAACCTGCTGGTGCAGCTGGCCCTGGGTGGCCAGGGCGTGGCGCTGGGCTGGCACCACCTGGTAGAGCCGCTGGTGGCCCAAGGGCTGCTGGCAAGGCCGGTGGAAGAGGAACTGGTGCTCAAGGATACCTTCCACTTCCTGGCGTTCAACGAAGACAAGGACCATGACTCCAGTTGCTGCCGCTTGCGGGACTGGTTGCTGGCGGAGTTTCAGCCGTTGCTGGAGTCGTTGCGTACCCGCTGA
- the hisN gene encoding histidinol-phosphatase produces MSLSAEQIGEFRAFAEQLADAAAVAIKPYFRASLDVEDKGGRLYDPVTVADKAAEDAMRELIQARYPEHGILGEEAGVAVGSSPLTWVLDPIDGTRAFITGLPLWGTLIALNDGTRPVVGVMNQPFTGERFVGTPEGAWRSGTPLQTRACADLASATLMCTTPDMFDTAARKAAFEAVAGKARLMRYGGDCYAYCMLASGFVDVIVEASLQPYDVQALMPIIEGAGGVITAWDGSSAQNGGCVVACGDPALHAQVVEMLRHAM; encoded by the coding sequence ATGTCCCTGAGTGCTGAACAGATCGGTGAATTCCGCGCCTTCGCCGAGCAGCTGGCCGATGCTGCTGCCGTGGCGATCAAGCCATACTTTCGCGCCAGCCTGGACGTCGAGGACAAGGGGGGGCGCCTGTACGACCCGGTGACCGTGGCCGACAAGGCAGCCGAGGACGCCATGCGCGAGCTGATCCAGGCCCGCTATCCCGAGCACGGCATCCTCGGTGAAGAAGCCGGCGTGGCAGTCGGCAGCAGCCCGCTGACCTGGGTGCTCGACCCGATCGACGGCACCCGTGCCTTCATCACCGGCCTGCCGCTGTGGGGCACGCTGATTGCCCTGAACGACGGCACGCGCCCGGTGGTAGGGGTGATGAACCAGCCGTTCACCGGCGAACGCTTTGTCGGCACACCGGAAGGCGCCTGGCGCAGCGGTACGCCATTGCAGACCCGCGCCTGTGCCGACCTGGCCTCGGCCACGCTGATGTGCACCACCCCGGACATGTTCGATACCGCCGCGCGCAAGGCTGCATTCGAAGCCGTTGCCGGCAAGGCGCGCCTGATGCGCTACGGTGGCGATTGCTATGCCTACTGCATGCTGGCTTCCGGGTTTGTCGACGTGATTGTCGAGGCGAGCCTGCAGCCGTATGACGTGCAGGCGCTGATGCCGATCATCGAAGGGGCGGGAGGGGTGATCACGGCGTGGGATGGCAGCAGCGCGCAGAATGGCGGGTGCGTGGTGGCCTGTGGTGACCCGGCGCTGCATGCGCAGGTGGTGGAGATGTTGCGTCACGCCATGTGA